In one window of Tachypleus tridentatus isolate NWPU-2018 chromosome 2, ASM421037v1, whole genome shotgun sequence DNA:
- the LOC143239087 gene encoding protein HEXIM1-like has product MADVDVICHRETFNGEMLGPAEDAGSKSTSRPIVIERQEPSSGYDENNCDQHSSQSEGNDVEGQKLVDGVQRRRRSRRGKYKHKKRKWKPYYKLSWQERREVDERETMRANRVREVRFAHGQALAPYNTTQFLMDDHNVQEPDYEHINNGHRHIQKENMGDSSEEFYSSPEDEEDFLHQQFCEAYEDIHAERLNSMSKNDLVQEYIQLEDKLEELEVKLKDAKAKVCVSLCKSVIDSEVQTPSAKESEQWEKTRIFREEITKLMKENQQLKNENEKLRNMVKNPWSHFQQYKDVWMQSKDKNNLD; this is encoded by the exons ATGGCAGATGTCGATGTTATTTGCCATCGTGAAACATTTAACGGCGAAATGCTAGGACCTGCAGAAGACGCTGGCTCAAAGTCTACGTCAAGGCCAATAGTTATCGAGCGCCAAGAGCCATCTAGTGGATATGACGAAAACAACTGTGATCAACACAGTAGCCAGAGTGAGGGAAATGATGTTGAAGGGCAAAAACTAGTTGACGGTGTACAACGTAGGAGAAGGAGTCGGAGGGGCAAATACAAGCATAAAAAACGGAAGTGGAAGccttattataaattatcttgGCAAGAAAGGCGAGAAGTTGACGAACGAGAAACTATGAGAGCAAATCGTGTTCGAGAAGTTAGGTTTGCTCATGGACAGGCGTTAGCACCGTACAATACAACACAGTTTTTAATGGACGATCACAACGTTCAGGAACCCGATTATGAACATATTAATAATGGACACCGTCATATTCAGAAAGAGAACATGGGTGATTCTTCGGAAGAATTTTACAGCTCTCCAGAAGACGAGGAAGATTTCTTGCACCAACAGTTCTGTGAGGCCTACGAAGACATTCATGCCGAGCGTCTAAATTCTATGTCCAAGAATGACCTTGTTCAAGAGTACATTCAGCTTGAAGACAAGCTTGAAGAACTGGAAGTGAAACTAAAAGACGCTAAAGCTAAAGTATGTGTGTCATTGTGCAAATCTGTAATTGACAGCGAAGTGCAGACACCTAGTGCTAAAGAGTCGGAACAGTGGGAAAAAACTAGGATATTTagagaagaaataacaaaactgatgaaAGAAAACCAGCAACTGaagaatgaaaatgaaaaactgaGAAATATG GTAAAGAATCCATGGTCACACTTTCAACAGTACAAAGACGTGTGGATGCAAagcaaagataaaaataatttggaCTAA